One genomic window of Coregonus clupeaformis isolate EN_2021a unplaced genomic scaffold, ASM2061545v1 scaf4356, whole genome shotgun sequence includes the following:
- the LOC123490676 gene encoding endoplasmic reticulum resident protein 44-like has protein sequence MKLPPIVSSLEVGFFTILLVTGLSTPGQAEITSLDTGNIEDILNNAGVALVNFYADWCRFSQMLQPIFEEASNIAREEFPDVTQVVFARVDCDQHCE, from the exons ATGAAACTGCCACCAATAGTATCCTCTCTCGAGGTCGGCTTCTTCACGATACTGCTG GTGACTGGTCTCTCCACTCCAGGCCAGGCTGAGATTACCAGTCTAGACACAGGAAACATTGAAGACATCCTCA ACAATGCTGGAGTGGCGTTGGTTAATTTCTATGCAGACTG GTGTAGATTCAGCCAGATGCTCCAGCCTATCTTTGAGGAGGCATCGAACATCGCGAGGGAGGAGTTTCCTGATGTCACTCAGGTGGTGTTTGCGCGAGTCGACTGCGATCAGCACTGTGAGTGA